Proteins encoded within one genomic window of Panicum virgatum strain AP13 chromosome 1N, P.virgatum_v5, whole genome shotgun sequence:
- the LOC120654652 gene encoding exocyst complex component EXO70A1-like, whose translation MDQEEEDRVAASLAAARRTLRAGVEKSRALGHALARAGPRLEEIQVALPALEAAVRPIRAPRGELAAAGPHIDRAVGPAAAVLKVFDAVHGLEPPLLAPSGARGEDLPGYLAVLAQLEEARRFLAGNCGLAAQWLADIVEYLGDRDLADPRFLADLGVTLDGLKAPEGDLDGGLLAAALDILEAEFRRLLADHSAPLAMPKPGAAAAPARVPAAAVHKLSLILDRLVANGRQDRCVVAYIDARGSVVSASLGALGLDYLRDPAQDAQALGPALEMWGRHLEFVVRRLLESERQLCAKVFGQHKDAASACFAEVAAQAGVLDFLRFGRAVADAKKDPIKLQRLLEVFDSLNRLRLDFNRLFGGKACAEIQSQTRDLVKLLIDGAVEIFEELIVQVELQRHMPPPSDGGVPRLVTFVVEYCNRLLGDQYRPVLGQVLTIHRSWRKEVFDDRMLVDAVLNIVKALEANFDVWSKAYDNAMLPYLFMMNTHWHFFRHLKATKLGEILGDVWLRDHEQYKEYYLSMFIRESWGALSPLLNREGLILFSKGRATARDLVKQRLKTFNSSFDEMYCRQSSWVIPDKDLREKTCNLVVQTIIPAYRSYLQNYGPLVEQEGNTGRYVRFTVDGMEKMLSALYMPRPRRAASIQIRHSSSKINSAMTGLHWSASAVK comes from the coding sequence atggatcaggaggaggaggaccgggtggcggcgagcctggcggcggcgcggcgcacgcTGCGGGCGGGGGTGGAGAAGTCGCGGGCGCTGGGGCACGCGCTGGCGCGCGCGGGGCCCCGGCTCGAGGAGATCCAGGTGGCGctgccggcgctggaggcggcggtgcgCCCGATCCGCGCGCCGCGGGgggagctcgcggccgccggGCCCCATATCGACCGCGCcgtcggccccgccgccgcggtgctcaAGGTGTTCGACGCCGTGCACGGGCTCGAGCCGCCGCTCCTGGCGCCCTccggcgcgcgcggggaggaCCTGCCCGGGTACCTCGCCGTCCTGGCGCAGCTCGAGGAGGCGCGCCGCTTCCTCGCCGGCAACTGCGGCCTTGCCGCGCAGTGGCTCGCCGATATCGTCGAGTACCTCGGCGACCGCGACCTCGCCGACCCGCGCTTCCTCGCCGACCTCGGGGTCACGCTCGACGGGCTCAAGGCGCCGGAAGGCGACCTCGACGGcgggctcctcgccgccgccctcgacaTCCTCGAGGCCGagttccgccgcctcctcgccgaccACTCCGCGCCGCTCGCGATGCCGAAGcctggggccgcggcggcgccggcccgtgtgcccgccgccgccgtccacaaGCTCAGCCTCATCCTTGATCGCCTCGTGGCCAACGGCAGGCAGGACCGCTGCGTGGTGGCTTACATTGATGCGCGAGGGAGCGTGGTGAGCGCCAGCCTAGGTGCTCTCGGCCTTGACTACCTGCGCGACCCAGCGCAGGACGCGCAGGCGTTGGGACCTGCACTTGAGATGTGGGGGCGGCATTTGGAGTTTGTGGTGCGCCGCCTCCTCGAGTCAGAGCGGCAGCTCTGCGCCAAGGTGTTTGGGCAGCACAAGGATGCTGCATCCGCGTGCTTCGCTGAGGTGGCGGCACAGGCCGGCGTTCTTGATTTCTTGAGGTTTGGCCGTGCAGTTGCCGATGCCAAGAAGGACCCCATCAAGCTCCAGAGGTTGCTGGAGGTGTTTGATTCATTGAATAGGCTGCGGCTGGACTTCAATAGGTTGTTCGGCGGTAAGGCCTGTGCAGAGATTCAGAGCCAGACGAGGGACCTTGTGAAGCTGTTGATTGATGGTGCCGTTGAGATCTTTGAGGAGTTGATTGTGCAGGTGGAGCTACAGCGACACATGCCTCCCCCATCTGATGGGGGTGTGCCGCGCTTAGTTACCTTTGTCGTCGAGTACTGCAACCGGCTGCTTGGTGATCAATACAGACCAGTGCTTGGACAGGTGCTCACCATTCATCGCAGCTGGCGCAAAGAGGTGTTCGATGACAGGATGCTTGTTGATGCGGTGCTTAATATCGTCAAGGCCCTCGAAGCTAACTTTGATGTTTGGTCCAAGGCGTATGACAATGCTATGCTGCCGTATCTCTTCATGATGAACACACACTGGCATTTCTTTAGGCATTTGAAGGCTACTAAGCTAGGTGAGATCTTGGGTGATGTGTGGCTGCGAGACCATGAACAATACAAGGAATACTATTTGTCAATGTTTATCCGGGAGAGCTGGGGAGCACTTTCCCCACTACTGAACCGGGAGGGATTAATATTGTTCTCAAAGGGCCGAGCCACGGCGAGGGACCTGGTCAAGCAGCGTCTCAAAACATTCAATTCAAGCTTTGATGAGATGTATTGCAGACAATCATCGTGGGTCATACCGGACAAGGATTTGCGGGAGAAGACGTGTAATCTTGTGGTACAGACAATCATTCCTGCTTACAGGAGCTACTTACAGAACTATGGGCCACTTGTGGAGCAAGAGGGAAATACTGGCAGGTATGTAAGGTTCACTGTCGATGGTATGGAGAAGATGCTCAGTGCGCTCTACATGCCCCGTCCCAGGAGGGCTGCAAGTATCCAGATCAGGCACTCGAGCAGCAAGATTAACAGTGCAATGACTGGGTTGCATTGGAGCGCTTCTGCAGTGAAATAA
- the LOC120654308 gene encoding basic proline-rich protein-like, with amino-acid sequence MAPAPAGRWRARAAAVPYPAPPWPPLAGTQLVAAAAHARHGRRSQGTQLARAVAAPPEAAVGGRGRRASLAPPHRGHAAAPRAPRGHVAVPQSPYRAAGTPPGRAPRRPAGTPPPSHGNHAAARRWSRPWMRARRWLACGGAGEGGRQSKGRRARSAGSSTARRRIPAPRERMPAADLQWAAPPSSRSGPPRPTPPAQGRAARSSPPAVRSDARPPKAAAAPGRATPPPGAGAGTAPPPWRAGSCSPWPFRPPLHGLRCRALTST; translated from the coding sequence ATGGCCCCTGCTCCGGCGGGGCGCTGGCGAGCAAGGGCCGCGGCGGTGCCCTACCCTGCCCCCCCGTGGCCGCCGCTCGCAGGGACGCAGCTCGTTGCGGCCGCAGCTcacgcgcgccatggccgccgctcgCAGGGGACGCAGCTCGcgcgcgccgtggccgcgccgcccgaaGCAGCAGTAGGTGGGAGGGGCCGCCGTGCCTCGCTCGCCCCGCCGCACCGcgggcacgccgccgcgcctcgcGCACCCCGCGGCCACGTTGCCGTGCCTCAGTCGCCCTATCGCGCCGCGGGCACGCCGCCgggccgcgcgccccgccgccccgcggGCACGCCGCCGCCTAGCCATGGAAatcacgccgccgctcgccgctggaGCCGGCCATGGATGCGCGCGAGAAGGTGGCTGGcatgcggcggcgcaggggagggagggaggcagaGCAAAGGCAGGAGGGCGCGGAGTGCCGGGAGCTcgaccgcccgccgccgcatccccgcGCCCCGCGAGCGCATGCCCGCCGCCGATCTCCAGTGGGCGGCACCCCCGAGCTCCAGGTCCGGCCCGCCGAGGCCGACGCCGCCAGCCCAAGGCCGCGCAGCGCGGAGCTCCCCGCCCGCGGTCCGCAGTGACGCTCGCCCGCCCaaggccgccgcggccccgggCCGAGCAACCCCGCCGCCGGGGGCAGGGGCCGGGACGGCGCCTCCGCCATGGCGCGCGGGCTCCTGCTCGCCGTGGCCATTCCGCCCGCCCCTCCATGGTCTTCGCTGCCGCGCGCTGACCTCTACGtga
- the LOC120654650 gene encoding eukaryotic translation initiation factor 5-like has translation MALQNIGASNRDDAFYRYKMPRMITKIEGRGNGIKTNIVNMVDIAKALARPASYTTKYFGCELGAQSKFDEKTGVSLVNGAHDTAKLAGLLEVFIKKYVQCYGCGNPETEILISKTQMMSLKCAACGFISDVDMRDKLTTFILKNPPEQKKGGKDKKAMRRAEKERLKEGEAADEEQKKLKKDAKKKGVSSKESTAKVSKKKAAAAGSDEDHSTSPTRSRDGDNAAAEEDDDVEWQTDTSLEAAKQRMQEQLSAATAEMVMLSTDDTEKKKQATPKEATANGSAKAQESSEPAVTKPSPYSELVGDIKASLGSAATPTQLKSVLASSALPPQDVMNALLEALFDGVGKGFAKEVVKNKKYLAAAVPDESAQTVLVQAIESFGGKCTPEALKQVPVVLKALYDGDVLEEETIVEWYNAAVTAGKNSQVLKNAKPFVDWLQSAESEEEDDE, from the coding sequence ATGGCTCTGCAAAACATTGGTGCTTCAAACAGGGATGATGCCTTCTACAGGTACAAGATGCCAAGGATGATTACCAAAATAGAAGGGCGTGGTAATGGCATCAAGACAAACATTGTGAACATGGTTGACATTGCAAAAGCACTTGCCAGGCCAGCTTCCTACACAACCAAATACTTTGGGTGTGAGCTTGGCGCACAGTCTAAGTTTGATGAGAAGACAGGAGTTTCCTTGGTTAATGGTGCTCATGACACTGCAAAGCTGGCTGGTCTACTTGAGGTGTTCATCAAGAAGTATGTCCAGTGTTACGGGTGTGGCAACCCTGAGACTGAGATTCTGATCTCTAAGACCCAGATGATGTCACTGAAATGTGCTGCCTGTGGCTTCATCTCAGATGTTGACATGAGGGACAAGCTTACAACCTTCATCCTGAAGAACCCACCTGAACAGAAGAAGGGAGGAAAAGATAAGAAGGCCATGAGGAGAGCTGAGAAGGAACGTCTGAAGGAAGGTGAGGCTGCCGATGAGGAGCAGAAGAAACTGAAGAAGGATGCAAAGAAGAAAGGTGTATCTTCCAAGGAATCCACAGCTAAGGTTTCAAAGAAGAAGGCTGCTGCAGCTGGCTCTGATGAAGATCATTCAACATCTCCAACTCGCAGTCGTGATGGAGACAATGCAGCTGCAGAAGAGGATGATGATGTCGAGTGGCAGACTGACACTTCTCTGGAGGCTGCAAAACAACGCATGCAGGAGCAACTGAGTGCGGCAACTGCTGAGATGGTGATGCTCTCCACTGATGATACTGAGAAGAAGAAGCAGGCCACCCCTAAAGAAGCCACTGCTAATGGTTCTGCGAAAGCCCAAGAGAGCTCTGAGCCAGCCGTCACTAAGCCCAGTCCCTACAGTGAACTGGTTGGAGACATCAAGGCTAGCTTGGGAAGTGCTGCAACACCCACTCAGCTCAAGTCTGTACTGGCATCCTCAGCCCTCCCTCCCCAGGATGTGATGAACGCTCTCCTCGAGGCTCTCTTTGATGGAGTGGGGAAGGGATTTGCAAAGGAGGTGGTGAAGAACAAGAAGTACCTTGCTGCCGCTGTGCCTGATGAGAGTGCCCAGACCGTGCTGGTCCAGGCAATTGAGTCTTTTGGCGGCAAGTGCACCCCCGAGGCACTGAAGCAGGTCCCAGTCGTTCTGAAAGCCCTGTACGATGGAGATGTGCTGGAGGAGGAAACCATCGTGGAGTGGTACAATGCTGCTGTGACTGCAGGCAAGAACTCCCAGGTTTTGAAGAATGCCAAGCCGTTTGTGGATTGGCTCCAGAGCGCCGAGTCtgaagaagaggatgatgaGTGA
- the LOC120654654 gene encoding probable protein phosphatase 2C 45 has translation MREGPWGPPPPAARLSPPLPVLLLSLLLAGRPASSCSCRSEEGAGVAAAAAAAARMGLDGDGPPDAAGGISNSENGRYIYGVASSPGKRASMEDFYEARIDDIDGEKVGMFGVYDGHGGVRAAEYVKQHLFSNLIKHPKFITDTKAAIAETYNHTDSEFLKADSSQTRDAGSTASTAIIVGDRLLVANVGDSRAVISKGGQAIAVSRDHKPDQSDERQRIEDAGGFVMWAGTWRVGGVLAVSRAFGDKLLKQYVVADPEIKEEVVDSSLEFLILASDGLWDVVTNEEAVAMVKPIQDPQEAADKLLQEASKRGSSDNITVVIVRFLDGTTSGDKSGEEKEKESANDQTS, from the exons ATGCGCGAGGGGCCGTGGGGTCCAccgcctcccgccgcgcgcCTCTCGCCCCCGCTCCCGGTGCTGCTCCTCTCCCTCCTGCtcgcggggcggccggcctctTCCTGCTCCTGCCGCTCGGAGGAAGgcgcgggggtggcggcggcggcagcagcagcagcgcgcatGGGACTCGACGGGGACGGgccgccggacgccgccggcggTATCAG TAACAGTGAAAATGGGCGCTACATTTATGGAGTTGCAAGTTCTCCTGGGAAAAGAGCATCGATGGAGGACTTTTATGAGGCAAGGATAGACGACATTGATGGAGAGAAAGTTGGAATGTTTGGCGTATATGATG GTCACGGTGGAGTGAGAGCAGCTGAATATGTCAAGCAGCACCTTTTCAGCAATTTAATTAAACACCCAAAGTTCATCACTGATACCAAGGCTGCAATCG CCGAAACTTACAACCACACAGATTCAGAATTTTTGAAAGCTGATAGTAGTCAGACTCGAGATGCTGGCTCAACTGCCTCAACAGCTATTATTGTAGGTGATCGTTTGCTTGTTGCAAATGTCGGAGATTCTAGAGCCGTTATATCTAAAGGAGGACAGG CTATTGCTGTTTCAAGGGATCACAAACCTGATCAGTCAGATGAGAGACAAAGAATTGAGGATGCTGGGGGCTTTGTTATGTGGGCTG GGACATGGCGTGTGGGTGGTGTTCTTGCCGTCTCTCGAGCATTTGGCGATAAACTCTTGAAGCAGTATGTTGTTGCTGACCCAGAAATCAAG GAGGAGGTGGTCGACAGCTCCCTTGAATTCCTCATCCTTGCTAGCGATGGACTCTGGGATGTCGTCACTAATGAG GAAGCTGTTGCCATGGTGAAGCCTATTCAGGATCCCCAGGAAGCAGCAGACAAGCTTCTCCAAGAAGCTTCCAAAAGGGGAAGTTCCGACAACATCACAGTTGTCATTGTCCGCTTCCTAGATGGAACGACCTCTGGTGACAAATCAGgcgaagagaaagagaaagagtcTGCCAATGACCAAACTTCCTAG